A stretch of DNA from Arachis hypogaea cultivar Tifrunner chromosome 19, arahy.Tifrunner.gnm2.J5K5, whole genome shotgun sequence:
tctcactttctaaaccccgattacaacctttataaccaataataagaacatacttcctcacagttccttgagaagatgacccgaagtttgaatactcggttaacaatttttaaggggtttgttacttgtgacaaccaaaacgtttgtacgaagggatttttgtcggtttagagactatatctacaacacgactgtttttatgacattctttactggcagaaatccTGACGtcaccctaagcactttgttttccagtattaccaccggatacataaatgccacagacacataactgggtgaacctttttagattgtgactcagctttgctagagtccccagttagaggtgcccagagttcttaagcacactctttttgctttggatcacgactttaaccgctcagtctcaagcttttcacttgacaccttcacgccacaagcacatggttagggacagcttgatttagccggttaggccaggattttattcctttgggccctcctatccattaatgctcaaagtcttggatcctttttttcccctttgccttttagtttaaagggttattggctttttctacttgccttttttttttgttttttttttttcgcaagctttgtgtttttcactgctttttcttgcttcaagaatcaattttatgatttttcagattatcaataacatttttctttttcatcattctttcaagagccaacaattttaacattcataaacttcactatcaaaaaaatatgcactattcatgtcatgcattcagaatcacagaaaataccaccacatttaagtaaataagactattattcaatatagacccactctctcatgcaatatatcactcctatattttttttttattatttaagctcagtgagtaatacataagacatcttttcagaattaaagcaataggaaaactaaactaatcctaggattctaactaataaaggatcatgcaacaaacaaagcaaaataacagaaaaccggaacataacatagaaaaagaggggaggaataaaaaatgaaaggaactcaaccaccttaattatcctagcggtcactttattcttcaggttgtgctccttcgcgaagatgattcacctccttTTTGTACTAGAAAACCTATAAgcgcagcgtcaacaccaaacttaaaggtttgcttgtcctcaagaaaataagaactgaaaatagaagagacaaatattaaaatgaaagaaaaaaaataaaaggataagaaaataagagagaattaggattgggagagagagagaaagaaaactgggcggcgcaagcgacgcgttcgcatgcagcacgcgatcgcgtacgtcgcgcattcttcataatgatgcgatagcgtcaggcacgcgttcgcgtggatggccatttatgcaattgatgcggacgcgtcgggcacgcgtccgcgtgaccaaatttgtgcttttagcacacttcttgcctcaagctggcacaactctctgcccaaacgctCTTTTACGTTGAATTtgcaggtcacgcgatcgcgtcggtgacgcgaccgcgtgaatgacgaaaatcacaaacgacgcgaacgcgtggggcacgcgtccgcgtgggatTGTTTGTGCAAAAGACTTCATTCTGGcaccactcccgcgcaactctctgtaactttttattttcttgcacccctagatgacgcgtacgcgtcagcgacgctttcGCGTcgggtgcttttttttttttttttagcctgaggtgttcggttcctgtgataaaatagctgcatgatcagaaaattagtaagaatttaataaaaatcaactaagtaaaaactactactacgaaaaacaactaagaatgaaaaagaatgatcataccacggtgggttgtctcccaccaagcacttttagttaaagtccttaagttggacatgtggtgagctccttgtcatggtggcttgtgcttgtactgatccaggaatctccaccaatgtttgtaattccaatggctaccgggatcccaaacGAGGCGCATCACGCCTTTGAGCAAGTGGAAACAAGTGAcagggccccaagagtgttgattgtgggaatgaattccagggtcccaaaccttgcttttacacccgtcttcttgtgtatcaccattgtttccaccgggtggcaagcaatctgcattctcacagagacatccaaacaaccttctagacccattcaaattAGCTCTACACTAATTCTTGCACTTCAATTCGGAGCatgcaaccatgttgaaccttgcttgacaactcttaccactaaccatcttcctcttactcttaataccacagagagctctaagttgaccatccgtctccagtagcccatattcaagtgggaaagtaaggattaaagatagaaattttacccacttgaatgttgtattagatggtgatggctttgggagaggtcttgcaagctccactcccttgtgttcttctttgaattcttccacttctttgcaagcttcctcaatttcaacctcttcctcttggtggctttctTTTTCGACTGACTCTTCATTGACCTTgatctcagagccagctactttaccacttctcagttgaatagccttgcagtcttctcttgggttAACCACTGTATCACttggaaatgtacttgcagacttcTCAGGTAATTGCGTGCTCATTTGGCCCATttgcacttccaagtttctaatggaggctctggtttcctgcataaaactcatcatcatctcccaaatagaatcttcttgggatttagagtttgcctgctgagttgattgaaactggtggttattaaaattattctgttgaGAACCATCTTGAGAATTATGATTAAAATCttgtggcctctgaggttgctctctccacccaaaatttgggtgatttctccacccctgattgtaagTCTTAGAATAGGGATCATTGTTGGAGtttctaggagcactccccatgtaattgacttcttgaaaaagattttgggtgttgatagctgggACTTGCATGctacccatctgttgagtaagtagatttaattGCTGAGTCATAAGCTTGTTTTGGGCAAGAGTggcattaaaaatttctacttccataacacccttcttctaAAGAGCTTCAATATCTGaaggtggctcttgatatgggtagaaatatgatggttcttggtagttgggacatggagcattgaagtttctttggttttgactttgccaaccaaaatttgagtcgttcctccatccaccataatatggatcactacttgggtgtgagtagtaacccatgtgatctctctccattatttttccttagcacaataCACCAgacagaattaaacgcaccatgtcgtaaacaggaaagtaaagaagaaagaacaaaattctaaaaattaaaataaaaaaaattaaaataaaactaactaggaaacaccaaacttaatttcagaaataaaaaaattactagtattaaattattattaaattttttttaattgaaaattaaagacaaaattaaaacaaaactaataaaaaatatttatggaaaaaaaatgaaaataaaaataaaatgaaaataaaataaaaaaaggataaaataaaaattaaaaacggacaaaacaaaaaaacaaaacaaaaaataaaaaaaaataaaaataaaaatagaacgaAACAATAAGgggaaaacagaaaaaaacaaggaaaattaaagttttttatttttttttaattttttttataataaaagaaaaaaaattaaagagaatgaaaCAGGGGGATTGCTTAACGCGAAAgaaaggaattttttttttcgaaaaataataaaacagttttttttaataaaattaaaatttaaatacctaatctaaacaatcaaacaactaatagttgttaatcacagtcaatccccggtaacggcgccaaaaatttggtgcggtaatttacaaccacacttactaaccggcaagtgcaccgggtcgtaccaagtaataccttacgtgagtaagggtcaatcccacgagaattgatggattaagcaacaatagtgtttgataggattagttagacaaacagaaaagagtatttgaatattcaatcgtgcaaaaattaaaatagtaaagtaaataaattgggaagaaaatatggagaaaatagttaagggttcagagttatctatttttcctgattaatttttcttactaactattttaatcatgtaggatttaatttatggcaaactatatgtgactagaccctaatttcttagaccttcctagtctcctctaaaattcatcaacagccaattccttggtcaattaatttcaattagagggtgataatcaaattccagtttatatgccacaaaaactctaattacccaaaaataaaaggattatatgtcacatatcccgttaagtccaaataattaaaatttaggagaatatgttttcaagctgttgttcaagtaaagagcttttccaagttttacaagaactcaaatagaaagagggtcatacttccgttccacccaaattcataaaataaagagcgaaaacaattcttaaatataaatccatccataaattaaaatagaaaaagtaataaaatcaatccatacaaatagacagagctcctaaccttaacagtggaggtttagttgctcatagaaaagagagaaaattaggattgtCAGTTATGTTCCCctgatgggatgaggtggaatctCCCCCAGGACCTCTCTACCAAGGAAggaaagtttctccctttttataactaatcctaataaatttaaaatctaatatctaaaactaaaaattaaaataatatcttttcctaatttaatatttgaatttaaatttgaattaattaacagatcttcagttgatgggcggggaccacttgttttgtccattctgcagcttctaatctgtgttttctgggctgaaaattgagtcaaaacagcccagaaatcgccccccagcgttttctgcatttttctgcacgtggcacatgtgacgcgtccgcatcgtccacgcgttcgtgttatttgtgcagattccagtccatgcgatcgcgtcaggcacgtgatcgcgtcattgcgatttcctccattccacgcggtcgcgtgagccatgcgtccgcgtcggtattcgctggtcatctccttgactttttctctttctctgcagaaacttcatcaaatccatccgaatgctacctaaaataaataaaattgcacaaaactcaaaatagcatccatagtggctaaaatataattaattcttaattaaactcaacaaattagatgcaaattcaataagaaaaaatagacaagatgctcacacatcacataCTTTCTTAAATCATTGATTCATCCCTTCATAATTTAAATTTgcatctttttttatttctttgccATAGATTTGAATCTAATCCAGACTGATAAATAGTACCTCTCATTTCAAATAACTAGAAATGAGACAAGACACTAATATTTCAGTTCCCATATATAAATAAGGAGCAAGAAAGGGATAAATAACAAGCAAAAAATGTGACATGAAAAATAATAAGCAAGGAAGGGATAAATAACAAGACCACTTCTTATCTGAACTGGTTCTGTTATGTTAATTCAAGTATCTAGTGTTCTAGCTTGTTTAAATTTGCATTTGTATCAGTTTCTGATTTAGACAAGTTTGGGTTCGTTCTTTAAAGAAGTGAATCTCATTCAGGTTAGTGAAAATTAGTgaagtatttaaaatttgaattctataTTTTGTTCCTACTTCTTTTCTTCCAGTTAGATTAGATTAGATGCTCTTccagtttgaaatttgaatcctaTGTTTTGGATCTATATTTCTGTGAGAAGGAAAGACAACAAAATTTGCTCAACTTgtgtgaaaaaataaaagaaaaaaatgtgttACATGGTCTTAACTCGcgttttgcttttgttttttcttgtttGCTGGTTCAATTTTTAAGGCACAGTTTCTGGATTAAAATAGTTCTCAAAGCACTCCATTTTATTCTTTATTCACATATTAGGCCTCTTTTTAAATGTTCTCAATGACCAGTCAGATTTTTAGTATCTTCTATTCCTTATTCACATGTTAGGCCTCTTTTTAATTCACATAGCTTATTTTTGCTgactcctttttatattttaactttcagtttcaattttacatgcctaaataaGTATACATAGAGTTAAGTATAAAAAGCAGAAGCTAAGAGCCttcttttaaagctttttatTCAATGAAATGTGGGATAGGTTAcatcatataatattttttcggtttttactTACCTAATTAGATTAGAGGAAGGAAAAACTAGACAAAATTatcctataaaatttgaaattagtcaAATATTTCTCCACCTCTGATGATGATCACATCAATCTAACTCCTTAATGCATGAAACTGAATGTGATCATGAAAAATTACttcaaataaattagttttatttcaGACATTGACTAATGTTTGATTATTTAGATAACTAGCTAACTTGCTTTAACTAACATAAATTTGTTAGTGATAATTTTTCATGTAAAACAGGTGATTTTCTTCAATTCTTGCAGCTAGCTACTTTACTTTGAAAGCTTCAAGTTTTAATATTTGCtgggaaagaaaaaagaaggaaaattatcatttgaaagaggtaattataatttttttatatttttctttagaatactatttaagtttttaatatctaatttttgtATACAAGAATAAATTTCttgcctttatatatatatatatataatgaatagattttttaaaatCTCTATTTATACTCATTTGTCTATTTTAGATGAATACGAAGCTAGTACACGCCTTCATTTATTAGTGAAGGATGTGCATAATTTGCCAGAAGGTTTGCGCATAGTTGTCAATTTTGATAAACATCATGCAGTAATAGGAGAAGCAGCTAGACTCCTTGCAGGAGTTTGTGGGCAATTGGCCTAGCATTTCCAATCAGTTTTGATAAGTGGTCAGACATTCCAGCAAGCTTTTTTGAAAATCAGTGGAATATTTTTTCCTAGTAAGAAGATTACTCAAACTCTAAAGCTTATTTCTTTGCCATTATTTAGTTATATTTGCTGgttaatatatattctttgttATAATATTGAAGGCTCGAATTTTCTTCAAAGTGAGTGATAACTTGGCCAAACGATTTTTGCTCCAATCGCTTGGCAAAAAATGGAGGGAACATAGGATAAAGCTTTGGAATGATTTTTATGATCCGAGGTTGAGTAAAACCGAGATCATAAATAATGCACCAGAAGATATTGCTCCTGATCAGTGGGCTTTATTTGTAGAATATCGTTTGAAGCTTGAAACTCAGGTAAGTACTTACTCTCCTAGTTAAATGTTGTCCTTTTTTACAGCCTTtggaatatatataattattaggcATACTCACTAAAAAGCCTTATATGAAGCAGATATTGCTGCTGCCTGctcttgtattttattttatgtaaagttGAATGCATGTTTGCCTCTATTTAATTGTATCTAAATTTAACTTGCAGAAACTTTGTAAGAGGAATCAAGAAATTCGGCAAAAACAAATAATTCCTCATACTTCAGGTGCTAAATCAATTGCAAGAAGAATGGCTGAATTGGTAATCAATTAATGCATACATATCTAATCTATCTCAAATATAATGCATGCATCATCTCTTAATTTTCTGCATATCTAATctatttcaaataataattagaTGAATGATATATACATGATTGAAGTTAGTAGGCTGCTATTTTTTGATCGAGTCTTTCTACTTTTCTTAAATTTTAGACGGAAGAGATGGGAAAAGAAGTTAGTAGGGTTCAAATGTGGGACATCACTCACAAGAAAATAGATGGAAGTTATGTTAATGAAAAGGCTAAAGAAATAGCGGTAAGACTAAAGTTAtgtttgtatttctttttctttcttttttataagataattctattttttattctttttccttctttttatatatgtaggaGAAGATTGAAGTACATAGTAGCCAACAACCGATGGAATCAACTGTTAATTCTCCTCTTGATGCTCTTGGAGTAGTTTTTGGGAAAGAGCACCCTGGTCGTGTTCGAGGTTTAGGTATGGGAGCTGTTCCAACAATTGCTTTCAAGAACAACACTACAAGGATTAGTCAAATAAATTTAGGTTCTTCAAATGATGCTGACACATCATCTACTTGTGGTCCAAATGTGCAAGAGTTGGATACCGTTAAAGCGCAATTGCAAGTGCTAGTCTCCTATATTGCTTCCAAGAAAGGAGGTAAAATTCCAATACAATTGGTTAGAATGTTCCCTACTCAACAAATCTCACAGGTACAAATACAATTatcctctattttttcttttgctttatcTCCTTCAGTTTTTTTTCTTAGGTTCATAGTTTCTTGTTGAATACAAATATGTTGAATATTGATATAGTTTCTTGTTTCTGCTTATGATtcctattattaatataattagtagTAGTGCTAGCTTATGCTAGAGTGATAGTAAACCTTGTCTTGTGTGTACAGTATTTTGCATCTTCCTCTATGATGAGATGGGGGCTGAACTGTATTTTTCTCTTAGAGCCTAATCTAAATTAAGGATTTTGACTTTCTAACAAACTCGTGCAATTAAAGGTGTAATTAAGAATGTGATGGGCCCTTCCAATTGGGCTACCTAGGCACTAGGTAGAGTAGTTAGAGTGTTACGTTCTTAATTGAACCCACATTCATTTTTAATACCATAGATCCATTATATGAAATTATACTTAATTAAACAACACTTTTTTTAGGATAATTAGTTTTCATGTGTAGTTGGCTCTATAATCTTAAATTGTTTTCATTATTGTATCAATGTTATGTAATTAGACATGATAAATGTGTTAAGTTTCACTTTATTTTTAAGATAtggttagaatattttttttatagtcaaTATATGCCTTTTTCTTGCATTTCTTGTgctcataataattatatttttgttatagGGATTGGATCAGGAGAGTGAGATTCCATCACCAAAAGAGTTAGGAAGTAGGTCTTCTGGAGCAAGTAATAAGGAAGCATGACCTTGCTTAATATGTTAAGACGTATATTAAGAATTATATGTTAAGACGTATTATTGAAAAATGTTACTTTGACCTTTCTTTTTGGATTATGACATTTCAATTATGACTTGGATTATGACTTTTGGATCATGTATAAATTAAAATCATCATCTTATGATGTTTGATTTATGGCTATGCCTTTTGGTTATTACAAGATTTTTAAGTGAGTTTCGAAAATATCACTTTAAATTCGTGGtttcaatcttattttaaaaagcataaaattGTCATCATAATTAGGTACAAACGGCGGTTAGAAACTCCCATTTTAAATGAAAATGACGCCATTATACGCTGGTAGAAACGGTGGTtaaaaactgccattttaaacgaAAATGATGCCattatattttggtaaaaatagcagataaaaactgccattttaaacacAAAAGATGCAATTATAACCTGGTAAAAATGGTGGTTATAATGGTAAAAATAGCATTTTCTAACCGCCATTTTAAACAGAAGtgatgcctgatgagcggataatttatacgctttttggcattgtttttaatatgtttttagtatattttaattagtttttattatatttttattagtttttaattaaaaatcactcttctagactttactatgagtttgtgtatttttctgtaatttcatgtattttctggctgaaattgagggacttgagcaaaaatctgattcagaggctgaaaaaggactgcagatgctgttggattctgacctccctgcactcaaagtggattttctggagctacataaacccaattggtgtgctcttaattgcgttggaaagtaaacatcctgggttttccagcaatatataatagtctatactttgcccgagatttgatggcccaaataggcgtttcaaatcagctcaagaattctggcgtttaactccaaaactggcacaaaagctggagttaaacgcccaaactggcacaaaagctggcgtttaactccaagaaaagtctctacacatggaagcttcaatgctcagccaaagcacacaccaagtgggcccggaagaagatttcttcattaattactaatttctgaaaccctaggctactagtttcctataaataggaccttttgctattgtattttcatacttttgatACACTTGATAtactttgaatctttgataagtcttatgctatcttagacacgtttaGAGGCTGGCCtaacggccatgcctggaccttgttcttatgtattctcaacggtggagtttctacacaccatagattaaggtgtggagctctattgtttttctattcaattcacgcctacttcttctctaagatatcacttgttcttcaacttgatgaatgtgatgatccgtgacactcatcatcattctcacctatgaacgtgtgcctgacaaccacctccgttctactttcgattgagtgtgtatctcttgggtttctaatctaagattggaaccttcgtggtataggctagaattaatggcagccattcctgagatccggaaagtctaaaccttgtctgtggtattccgagtaggatctgggaagggatgactgtgacgagcttcaaactcgcgattgtggggcgtgtgacagacgcaaaaggatcaatggatcctattccgacatgatcgagaaccgacagctgattagccgatgttgtgacagagcatcaggaccattttcactgacaggacgagatgtagccattgataacggtgatgcccaacataaagcttgccatggaaaagagtatgaatgattggaagaaggcaataggaaagcagaggttcaaggggaacaaagcatcttcatacgcttatctgaaatccaccaatgaattacataagtatctctatctttattttatgtttattttcatcaccttaaactccataatcatttgaatccgcctaactgagatttacaagatgaccatagcttgcttcaagccgacaatctccgtgggatcgacccttactcacgtaaggtttattacttggacgacccagtgcacttgctggttagttgtgcggaattgtgacaaagtgtgattcacatttgagagctccaagtcctttggcgccattgttgatgatcacaatttcgtgcaccaagtttttggcgccgttgctggggattgttcgagtttggacaactgacggttcatcttgttgcttagattaggtatcttttcttcagaatttttaagaatgaattctagagtttcaaggtgatgttcccaccatcacaaaagctgattgattctcatcaatttagctattgaatgtaatgtcctgctgaagcttggctaatcatgtctaatcttttttagactgaagctttagactaacattgcatgattcctagaattcttattaaaagttttgattctctttattttcttttctatataattttcgaaaaaatacaaaaaaaatttaaaatcataaaaccaaaaatattttatgtttcttgtttgagtctagtatcaatttttaagtttggtgtcaattgcatatttttattcttgcatttttttcgaatacatgcattatgttcttcattgatcttcaagttgttcttgatgatttcattgctttgaTCTCCAAATTCTCTTGCtttgtatgttttgttgtttcttacatgcatttttacattgttatagtccttagtatacaaacttttaagtttagtgtcttacatgtattatttatttgatcttagttgcatttttattgtttctcatcatcaaaaattcaaaaatattttcaaaactgtctttttaagtcaataatacaaagaattgaagattcagaacattcagcagaggaatcaaacagaaaaagctgggcgttcaaaacgcccagtgaagaaggaaaactggcgtttaaacgccagccagagtacctggctgggcgtttaacgcccaaaaaggtagagttttgggcgttaaacgccagaatgggcaccattctgggcgtttaacgccaggatgacactagagggaagattttgtttttaattcacatttttttcaagtttttataatttttca
This window harbors:
- the LOC112778493 gene encoding uncharacterized protein — protein: MKCGIDEYEASTRLHLLVKDVHNLPEGLRIVVNFDKHHAVIGEAARLLAGARIFFKVSDNLAKRFLLQSLGKKWREHRIKLWNDFYDPRLSKTEIINNAPEDIAPDQWALFVEYRLKLETQKLCKRNQEIRQKQIIPHTSGAKSIARRMAELVIN
- the LOC140181940 gene encoding uncharacterized protein, which codes for MGKEVSRVQMWDITHKKIDGSYVNEKAKEIAEKIEVHSSQQPMESTVNSPLDALGVVFGKEHPGRVRGLGMGAVPTIAFKNNTTRISQINLGSSNDADTSSTCGPNVQELDTVKAQLQVLVSYIASKKGGKIPIQLVRMFPTQQISQGLDQESEIPSPKELGSRSSGASNKEA